A genome region from Tursiops truncatus isolate mTurTru1 chromosome 15, mTurTru1.mat.Y, whole genome shotgun sequence includes the following:
- the RGS19 gene encoding regulator of G-protein signaling 19 isoform X1, translating into MPTPPEAEKQHTGPEEGDQPPSMSSRDAAPPAPPRRNPCCLCWCCCCSCSWNERRRAWRASRESRLQPLPSCEACATPSPEEVRSWAQSFDKLMHSPAGRSVFREFLRTEYSEENMLFWLACEELKAEANQHVVDEKARLIYEDYVSILSPKEVSLDSRVREGVNKKMQEPSAHTFDDAQLQIYTLMHRDSYPRFLSSPAYRALLLRGRSTSSSEA; encoded by the exons ATGCCCACCCCGCCTGAGGCTGAGAAGCAG CACACAGGGCCGGAGGAGGGGGACCAGCCTCCCTCCATGTCCAGTCGTGATGCGgctcccccagctccccccaGGCGCAACCCCTGCTGCTTGTGCTGGtgttgctgctgcagctgctcctG GAACGAGCGGCGGCGAGCGTGGCGGGCCTCCCGAGAGAGcaggctgcagcccctccccagctgcGAAGCCTG TGCCACGCCGAGCCCAGAGGAGGTGCGGAGCTGGGCGCAGTCCTTCGACAAGCTAATGCACAGTCCAGCGGGCCGCAGCGTGTTCCGCGAGTTCCTGCGCACCGAGTACAGCGAGGAGAACATGCTCTTCTGGCTGGCCTGCGAGGAGCTCAAGGCCGAGGCCAACCAGCACGTGGTGGACGAGAAGGCGCGGCTCATCTACGAGGACTATGTGTCCATCTTGTCCCCCAAGGAG GTGAGCCTGGACTCCCGGGTGCGGGAGGGCGTCAACAAGAAGATGCAGGAGCCGTCGGCGCACACGTTTGACGACGCGCAGCTGCAGATTTACACGCTGATGCACCGAGACTCCTACCCCCGCTTCCTCAGCTCCCCCGCCTACCGCGCCCTGCTGCTCCGGGGCCGCTCCACATCCTCCAGTGAGGCCTAG
- the RGS19 gene encoding regulator of G-protein signaling 19 isoform X2, producing the protein MSSRDAAPPAPPRRNPCCLCWCCCCSCSWNERRRAWRASRESRLQPLPSCEACATPSPEEVRSWAQSFDKLMHSPAGRSVFREFLRTEYSEENMLFWLACEELKAEANQHVVDEKARLIYEDYVSILSPKEVSLDSRVREGVNKKMQEPSAHTFDDAQLQIYTLMHRDSYPRFLSSPAYRALLLRGRSTSSSEA; encoded by the exons ATGTCCAGTCGTGATGCGgctcccccagctccccccaGGCGCAACCCCTGCTGCTTGTGCTGGtgttgctgctgcagctgctcctG GAACGAGCGGCGGCGAGCGTGGCGGGCCTCCCGAGAGAGcaggctgcagcccctccccagctgcGAAGCCTG TGCCACGCCGAGCCCAGAGGAGGTGCGGAGCTGGGCGCAGTCCTTCGACAAGCTAATGCACAGTCCAGCGGGCCGCAGCGTGTTCCGCGAGTTCCTGCGCACCGAGTACAGCGAGGAGAACATGCTCTTCTGGCTGGCCTGCGAGGAGCTCAAGGCCGAGGCCAACCAGCACGTGGTGGACGAGAAGGCGCGGCTCATCTACGAGGACTATGTGTCCATCTTGTCCCCCAAGGAG GTGAGCCTGGACTCCCGGGTGCGGGAGGGCGTCAACAAGAAGATGCAGGAGCCGTCGGCGCACACGTTTGACGACGCGCAGCTGCAGATTTACACGCTGATGCACCGAGACTCCTACCCCCGCTTCCTCAGCTCCCCCGCCTACCGCGCCCTGCTGCTCCGGGGCCGCTCCACATCCTCCAGTGAGGCCTAG